Proteins encoded within one genomic window of Cucumis sativus cultivar 9930 chromosome 3, Cucumber_9930_V3, whole genome shotgun sequence:
- the LOC101210089 gene encoding metallothionein-like protein type 2 isoform X2, producing MSCCGGNCGCGSGCKCGNGCGGCKSFPDLSFSETSATIETFVVGFAPQKMSYEVAEMGAENGCKCGDNCTCDPCTCK from the exons ATGTCTTGCTGTGGCGGAAACTGTGGATGCGGCTCTGGCTGCAAGTGCGGAAATGGCTGTGGAGG ATGCAAGAGTTTCCCTGACTTGAGCTTCTCAGAGACCTCTGCTACGATCGAGACTTTCGTAGTCGGTTTCGCTCCTCAGAAGAT GTCCTACGAGGTAGCAGAGATGGGAGCCGAGAACGGCTGCAAGTGCGGTGACAACTGCACCTGCGATCCATGCACCTGTAAATGA
- the LOC101210089 gene encoding metallothionein-like protein type 2 isoform X1, which yields MSCCGGNCGCGSGCKCGNGCGGRIFLCKSFPDLSFSETSATIETFVVGFAPQKMSYEVAEMGAENGCKCGDNCTCDPCTCK from the exons ATGTCTTGCTGTGGCGGAAACTGTGGATGCGGCTCTGGCTGCAAGTGCGGAAATGGCTGTGGAGG GCGGATTTTCTT ATGCAAGAGTTTCCCTGACTTGAGCTTCTCAGAGACCTCTGCTACGATCGAGACTTTCGTAGTCGGTTTCGCTCCTCAGAAGAT GTCCTACGAGGTAGCAGAGATGGGAGCCGAGAACGGCTGCAAGTGCGGTGACAACTGCACCTGCGATCCATGCACCTGTAAATGA
- the LOC101205491 gene encoding uncharacterized protein LOC101205491, whose product MASPVTYSAIDDKDFDDAALWAVIDSAAAAAASSSSSSKPRKSLALNCINKSNPSPPPKFPKSPKTPYQAQRNSRVFIEGEVVHEPWVFQPPRKIAKTRASEVSDSSPLAVVCNNALRTPPAPVYLSPEAYLSPQIGSGSEGSPGCSRSGVNAEREMSRHCLSGQFPSVSLFKEYQNAAMAILEKSDFTMIAGNPFIKKSGWRKISFYFNLSFEIKDKTIEFDENRNVQRAEFVVRAYMQGGRFCDGWGSCERREKRFVKPNHDVPSTAETRAKNKACQDLLGIGEYRPGACQGQK is encoded by the exons ATGGCGTCTCCAGTCACGTACTCTGCAATCGACGACAAAGATTTCGACGATGCAGCTTTGTGGGCTGTAATTGACTCTGCTGCTGCAGCTGCAGCTTCTTCCTCCTCGTCCTCTAAACCTCGCAAGTCTCTAGCACTTAATTGCATCAATAAATCAAACCCTTCTCCGCCGCCAAAATTCCCGAAAAGCCCTAAAACTCCATATCAGGCGCAGCGGAATTCTAGGGTTTTTATCGAGGGTGAAGTTGTGCATGAACCATGGGTGTTTCAACCTCCTCGGAAAATTGCAAAGACACGTGCATCGGAAGTGAGCGATAGCAGTCCTCTTGCGGTTGTCTGTAACAACGCGTTACGGACTCCGCCTGCTCCGGTATATTTGTCTCCTGAAGCGTACTTGTCGCCGCAGATCGGTTCTGGTTCTGAAGGTTCTCCAGGTTGTAGTAGAAGTGGGGTGAACGCGGAAAGGGAAATGTCGAGGCATTGCCTATCTGGGCAGTTTCCTTCAGTCTCCCTCTTTAAGGAGTATCAAAATGCGGCAATGGCG ATTTTAGAGAAATCAGACTTTACCATGATTGCCGGGAACcctttcataaaaaaatcag GATGGAGGAAGATATCGTTTTATTTCAATCtctcttttgaaattaaggaCAAGACAATTGAATTTGATGAGAACCGCAATGTCCAGCGCGCTGAATTTGTTGTTCGAGCGTATATGCA AGGTGGTAGATTTTGTGATGGATGGGGCTCGTGTGAACGACGCGAGAAGAGATTTGTAAAACCAAATCATGATGTTCCTAGCACAGCAGAAACCAGGGCAAAGAATAAGGCATGCCAG GACCTGCTTGGCATTGGAGAGTATCGACCTGGTGCATGCCAAGGGCAAAAGTAA
- the LOC101206844 gene encoding uncharacterized protein LOC101206844 gives MLPDSTMAQQEDGWPLGLRVMNARVGGVAGNHDLSASVSFNTLRTHSPSSFTDSSSDLDTESTGSFYPDKSITLGSLIGVSSILELSRRSTKGNKVEILEDKKKYKSKPGLFSLSLCIKLRPDAVSFSSSPSLQHSLEAERKATRNRRNHNPTLYGPNDYSPVPGANSLFSSDQVDPVSFEQAGEEESRRSDGELVRNGNSQGIPLLFSCLYCQLIK, from the exons ATGCTTCCAGATTCAACTATGGCTCAGCAG GAAGATGGATGGCCATTAGGCTTGAGGGTTATGAACGCCAGAGTTGGTGGGGTGGCGGGAAATCATGATCTCTCTGCTTCGGTTTCTTTCAATACTTTGCGTACTCATTCTCCTAGTTCCTTCACTGATTCTTCCTCAGATCTTGACACAGAG TCAACTGGATCATTCTACCCTGACAAGAGCATCACGCTAGGGAGTCTCATTGGCGTCTCTAGCATTCTTGAGCTATCACGAAGATcaacaaaaggaaacaaaGTGGAAATACTCGAAGATAAGAAAAAGTACAAGTCCAAGCCAGGGTTGTTTTCATTGTCTTTATGCATTAAACTCCGTCCTGATGCTGTCAGCTTCAGCAGCTCTCCTTCACTTCAACACTCGCTTGAAGCAGAAAGAAAAGCTACAAGAAATCGCAGGAATCACAATCCGACCCTTTACGGACCCAATGATTACTCACCTGTTCCTGGAGCAAACTCTTTGTTTTCCAGTGATCAAGTTGATCCTGTATCTTTTGAACAGGCGGGCGAAGAAGAAAGCAGAAGATCAGATGGAGAACTTGTTCGAAATGGTAACAGTCAGGGGATTCCTCTACTCTTTTCATGTCTATATTGCCAACTGATTAAATAA
- the LOC101204279 gene encoding putative E3 ubiquitin-protein ligase XBAT31, protein MGQGLSCTHSHETGLFFRALHNGDVDVVRAMVDNDPSVLYHTINHQRSTPLHAAAANGHIDILSMLLDRNVNPDILNRHNQTPLMLAAMSGRIACVQRLIEAGANILMFDSIHRRTCLHYASFYGHSDCLQAILSAAHSTPVSDSWGFARFVNVRDGDGSTPLHLASRQSQLECVRMLLNNGALVSVSTCSCAGSSPLHLAARGGSLECVRELLAWGADRFQFDSYGRIPFTVALKHKHQTCAALLNPSSPEPLIWPSPLKLIIKLDPDAKVLLEKALMDANMEREKAILKETFITSQCPLEADVDIDAYVDNDLASEASDTDLCCICFEQMCNIEAQPCGHRMCAHCTLSLCCHKKPNPTTACPTAPVCPFCRSSISKLLVAEVKNNNDSVDQEISPLKLKGLRTSNFNEENNSLKSLSALFGKFSEQNAGTCIKP, encoded by the exons ATGGGTCAGGGCCTGAGCTGTACACACAGCCATGAAACTGGATTATTCTTCAGAGCTCTGCATAATGGAGATGTGGATGTTGTTCGAGCTATGGTGGACAATGATCCATCTGTCTTATACCACACCATTAACCATCAAAGATCAACGCCTCTACATGCTGCGGCTGCCAATGGACACATCGAT ATTCTTTCGATGCTCTTGGACCGGAATGTGAATCCTGATATTCTCAATCGGCATAATCAG ACTCCTCTGATGCTGGCTGCAATGAGCGGGAGAATAGCTTGTGTTCAAAGGCTGATCGAAGCAGGAGCTAAT ATATTGATGTTCGATTCTATACATCGAAGAACCTGCTTGCATTACGCATCTTTTTATGGACATTCAGATTGTCTGCAAGCGATTCTTTCTGCTGCCCATTCCACCCCTGTGTCCGACTCTTG GGGTTTTGCAAGATTTGTGAACGTTAGAGATGGAGATGGCTCAACTCCATTGCATCTAGCATCCAGGCAGAGCCAACTTGAGTGTGTTCGTATGCTTCTTAACAATGGTGCTCTTGTTTCTGTATCAACTTGCAG TTGTGCAGGTAGTTCGCCGCTTCATTTAGCAGCCCGTGGTGGTTCATTGGAGTGTGTTCGAGAATTGCTTGCTTGGGGTGCTGACAGATTTCAGTTTGATTCATATGG GAGAATACCATTTACGGTTGCTTTAAAGCATAAGCATCAAACTTGTGCAGCTTTGTTGAATCCTTCATCACCAGAACCCCTCATCTGGCCTTCAcctttgaaattaataattaagctAGATCCAGATGCAAAAGTTTTGCTAGAAAAGGCTTTAATGGATGCAAACATGGAGAGAGAGAAGGCTATATTGAAGGAAACATTCATCACATCTCAATGTCCTTTGGAAGCTGATGTTGACATTGATGCTTATGTCGACAATGACTTAGCATCTGAG GCAAGCGACACGGATTTGTGCTGCATATGCTTTGAACAGATGTGCAATATTGAAGCCCAACCCTGTGGCCATAGAATGTGCGCTCATTGCACATTATCTTTGTGCTGCCACAAGAAGCCTAATCCAACAACAGCTTGTCCAACAGCCCCTGTTTGCCCCTTTTGCAGAAGCAGCATCTCTAAGCTTCTCGTTGCTGAGgtgaagaataataatgacaGTGTAGACCAAGAAATTTCCCCCTTGAAACTGAAGGGATTGcgaacttcaaattttaatgaagaaaacaacAGCTTGAAGAGCTTATCTGCCCTGTTTGGGAAGTTCAGCGAACAAAATGCAGGGACGTGTATCAAGCCTTAA